TGGCACGCAGTTGAATTTGTATAAAAACGTACTGGAATCCATTCTTTCAATTGAGATTAAAGAAATGTTGCTCTATTTATTCAGCGGAGCAAAAATTATTAGCTTACAGGAGGAATTCATTTGAAATTGACTCCTACACCTCTAACCGAACGGGTGGAAGCACTCGATTACTTGAGAGGAATTGCGTTACTCGGGATTTTGATTGCGAATATGCTTCATTTCCATTCGCCGTATGCGTATATGGATCCATATTCGTGGTTTACCGTTCCGCATGAGCAGTCGATGTTTCATTTTATCGATGTGTTTATAGAAGCTAGTTTCTATCCACTATTCGCCATGTTATTTGGCTATGGTGTGAATATGCAGTATGAAAAATCATTGAAAAACAATACACAGTTCGCACCATTCATGGCACGACGAATGGGGATTCTACTGATCTTTGGCGTGTTGCATGCGGTACTCATTTGGTCAGGTGACATTTTGTTTACGTATGCGCTCATGGGATTCATCATGATTGCGGTGATTCGAATTCCGAAGAAATGGTTACTGGCACTTTCGTTCGTTATTTATTTTGTGCCGACATTATTGTTATACAGTATTTTGGCACTTACTCGTAGTGCAACTTCATCAAATATGTTGGATGGATTTGAAGATGTTCAGCAAATCGAACGTGCGATTGCTGCTTATGCAAACGGTGCGTTCGGCGATATTTTCGCTTTCCGTTTGAATGAATTTTTCACGTTTGAAATCATCGGGTCGATCACAGCGGTCTTTATCATTCTGCCATTGATCATGTTCGGTGCAGCGTTATCGAAATTCAAGATTATTGAGCGTATGTATGCGTTGAAAGGAAAGTTGCTATTCGCGATGCTAGTATTCATTCCGATTGGCGTTGTATTGAAGAACATCCCGAGTTGGGACGATCCGAAATTCGAAAATATCTTACTCGTTCAATCCATATTTGGTGGACCAATTTTGACGCTTGGATATGGGGCATTATTTTTATTACTGTTTCAAATTCCATTTTTAAAGAATATTACGCAACCTTTTGCAAATGTTGGTAGAATGGCATTTACAACGTATATTATGCAGTCGGTGTTTGCGACGATGATATTTTATTCATATGGAGTAGGTCTGTATGGTAAAGTAGATATAGTGACCGGCACGTGGCTGGCAATCGGAATTTTTGCGATTCAGCTTATTGTAGCGCAGGTTTGGTTGACGAAATTCCGAATGGGGCCGCTTGAAGCTGTGTGGCGGAAGTGGTCGTACGGAAAGAATTTCGTCGTGAAAGAGGAAAAAAAGTAGATTTTGTCGTACCATAGGAGTATGTGAATTCACATGGAAAGGGTTGGGTATTGAAATGAAATTATTGTCATTCCGTTACGAAGGACAGACTTTATTCGGACCAAAAGTTAAACGCGAGGAAGCTGTATGGGATCTAATCGCAATGGCTGAAGCGTTGGAACAAACTGATTTCCCCAAAACGATGATCGAAGGCGTTTCCCACGGTATGGATTTTGTAGAGGAAGTTCGTAAATTGGTAGAGAAAACGGAAGCTGAAGGAAACGTAGAGCAGTTTAAACATGCGTTCACTGACATCGAATGGTTATCTCCCATTCCACGCACACCGAAAAACGTGTTATGCGTTGGAAAGAACTACCTCGATCATGCAGAGGAACTTGGATCGAAAGCACCTGAGAAATTGATGCTATTCACCAAGTCCCCAACAGCCATCGCAGGGGACGAGCAAACGTTATCGATCCATAGTGAAGTGACGGATTCATTGGATTATGAAGGAGAATTGGCTGTCGTAATTAGCAAGACAGGCAAAAATATTCCAAAGCAACTGGCATATGATTACGTATTTGGTTACACAATTGGTAATGATATTACAGCACGCAATATCCAGACAGAACACAAACAGTTCTTCTTAGGTAAAAGTTTAGACGACTCTTGTCCGATGGGGCCTTATGTGGTGACGAAGGACGAAATTCCAAATCCGCAAAATTTATCCGTCGTCACAAAAGTGAATGATGATGTACGCCAAAACGGTAATACGTCCAACATGATTTTCAAAATCGATGACTTGATCGCGGAAATCTCTAAGTACGTCACATTGGAGCCGGGTGATGTCATCTTAACAGGTACGCCAGCTGGTGTTGGTAAAGGTATGACACCACCAACGTATTTGAAAAAAGGCGATACAGTCAAAGTTTCCATTGAAGGAATCGGCACACTAGTTAACCGTTTCGAATGATACGTAGGTCTATGAAATAAGCAACAGAATAGTCGTAGTTTGAAAGATATGGTAGAATATCAATCGACTATACTAATAATGAGGTGGAAGTAATGGGATTTTTAACTGATACAACCCATATGCATATTTTTACATGGGTAGTAGGAATTGTACTATTTTTAGTAGCAGCCAGTATGGCAACAGGAACAAAAGGAAAAAAGATTACACATATGATTTTGCGTCTGTTCTATGTATTGATCATTATCTCAGGAGCTGCGTTATTCTTTAAGCATATGAGCATTGATTCCATGCTGTATGGTATCAAATTTGTCCTGGGTATTCTGACAATCGGATTTATGGAAATGGTTTTAGTTCGCGGAAATAAAGGGAAGAATACAGGTCTTATGTGGATTCTCTTCATCGTCGCGCTACTTGCTACGCTGTTCATAGGTTTCAAATTGCCAATGGGCTTCAACTTTTTCGCATAATCACTACTGACTACTAAAGGAGATGAGCAAATGGCAACACAGGTCGGCTGGATATTTTTACTTGTAATCCTGGTACTGATGGGACTGTTTGCCGTCTCCGTTGTAGTCAGTGCGCGTAAACAGCGGGATCTCAAACTTTTAACTGAAGAAGATCGCGAATAATTATGCTTCGGCAGTAGAGATTTTTCTCTACTGCTTTTTTTATTGACATGAGCGTCATACTTTCACAAGATTGTCTTATTTATAGAACGCCTCCATGGATTTCACAAGAAAGAATGGCATGGCTTGCTACCGTTTGATAAACTAAAAGAAGAGTTTGTATGAGGAGGATTTACTAAAGTGAAACGAATAATCGGACTACTGGCAACTTGTATGCTTGCCCTATCGATAGCACCATCCGCTTTTGCAGATACCGATCGATCTTTCAGCGATGAAAGTATCTATGATTTACTTGTCGACCGTTTCAATAATGGGATTGAATCTAATGATTTCGATGCCGACGCAAAAAATCCAGCAATTTTTAACGGTGGCGACTTCGCTGGAATCAGCAATCGATTGCAACACTTGATCGATATGCACTTTACCATGATCTCTGTCGGACCGGTTTTCAAAACGGCTTCGTATGATGGCAATGAAGTATTAGATTACGATGAGATTGAGCCGCACTTCGGAACAGCGGAAGAATTCACTGCATTAATTGAAGAAATGCATGCGAACGATTTGAAGATCATGGCAGATTTCCCTTTAGTAGGTGAAGTAAGCAATCCGGCTGTACAGCAGGAACTGCTAGAATCCGCTGTACAATTTGTTTCTGATTATGAATTGGACGGGCTTCGTCTGACACTACTGGATCAGGCGGATACGGGGTTCCTAAACGATATGATTGAAGCAGTGAAGGAAGCCAATGCTGGTCTATACGTCATTACAAATGAACAGAGCGATGCATCATTTGACAGTATGCCGGCTGAAGAACGAAGTGCAGCGATCCAAGAATCGTTTGTGCAAGTAGACCCGGATACGTCTTCATTAAACCAGTTTAGCAATGAAGATACAGGGAAATTACTACAGTTCGATGATTTAACAGGACCACGTTTTACATATAAAATGGTAGAGCTTCGTCAATTCCCACCGACACGTTGGAAAGTAGCGACGGTTGCACAATTCATGCTCCCAGGCGTTCCGTTAGTACCTTATGCGACAGAAATAGCAGTGAATGGAAAAGAAGCACCGGAATCCCATCCGTTCTTTAACTTTAAGACGGATATGGAGTTACACGATTGGATTGGAGATTTGAACACTCTTCGCAATGATTCGGAAACGCTTCGTACAGGTGATTTCAAACTCTTGCATAATGAAGATGGCTTTGTCGTGTTTGAACGTTCTTCTGACGAGGAGACATGGATTATTGCGCTCAATAATACGTCGGAAGTGCAGAAGTTCGAGCTAGATCCTGCAGTATTTGGAGATAAAAAGAAGTTTCGCGGTGTGCTAGGTCAGGATTTGATCAAAATGACGAAGGATAACAAATATCCATTAGTACTTGAGCGTGAGCTAGCGGAGATTTATATCGTTGAGGAGGATAAGGGCTTCAATACACCTTATCTGATTGCTTCTATTCTGGTCGTTATTCTATTTGGCTTATTTTTGTATATGGTTATACGGAAGGGCAAGCAGAGTCGGACTGAGGAAGCTGTTGGAGAGAAGAAGTAAGGGGTAAGGAACCGTTGAACGACCGTTCCGGGCGGACGCTTTCCTGCACTTGCAATCAACTAAGCTAGCACAGTAAACTTCATGCGGTACTTCATAAAGAAGAAAACCCAAGATAAGTTCCTGATCTGGAATTCATCTTGGGTTCTAGACAGTCTGCAGTTTATGCGGGCTGTTTTTTTATTCGCTTTTTGTGTTGTTAAGGAAGAATAGAGCGATAGTTCCGGGGCCGGCGTGTGAGCCGATGACGGAGCCTATTTGGTGAATTTCGATGGCTTTTGGTTGGATGACTTCTTGGATCATTTCTTGGAACTCTTTGGCGGTGGATAGGTCGTCGCCATGGCTGATCGCGATGGTTTGTTCTTGTAGATTGCTGCCGCGTTCTTCCATCATTTCGATCATGCGCCGTAAGACCTTTTTGCGTCCGCGGTGTTTTTCGATGGGGACGAGTTTACCGTCTTCTACGTGAAGTAGCGGTTTGATGTTGAGCAGTCCTCCAAAGAACGCACTTGCTTTGGATACACGCCCGCCTTTGGCTAAGTAGTCTAAGTCTTCTACTGTAAAGAGATGTTCCATATGGGTGGCCATTGTGCGAATTTCTTGTTCGATCTCTCGCATACCGATGCCTTCATTACGTAGGCGTACAGCTTCTTTAACGAGTAGACCGTAGCCGAGTGAAGCACAGTGCGTATCGATGACCGCTAAGTTCATAGAAGGGTTGTCTTCTTTTACTTGGTCGCTCGTCATGACTGCCGTTTGGTACGTTCCTGATAATTGGGAAGAGAAGGCGATATAGATGCCGTCTTCATCCGATGCTGCAAGGTCTTTCCAAGCGGTCATCATTTGATCGGGTGAAGCTTGGGAAGTTTTTGGTTGCTGTCCTTGACGGATCGCATCAAACACTTCCTTTGAGTTGATCTCGACAATGTCTTCGTATTCTTTGCCGTCTAGAAGAACGCTTAATGGGAATAGTTCAACTTCGTTTTCTGTAAAGAAGTTTAGTGGTAAATCGCATGCGCTATCCGCAAAAATCTTCATTTCTTTTCCCCCTTATACGACGATGTTTTTCTGTAAGGATAATCGTTCTTCCAGTATACGTGAAATTCCGTCTTCATTGTTCGTGTCGGTTATTTCGTCCGCGATGGATTTTAAACGGTCGATGGCATTTCCCATCGCGACACCTGTACCTGCATAGTCAATCATCTCGAGGTCGTTGTCTTCATCTCCAAATGCTATGATCCGATCTTGCGGCACATTCATCCATTTCGAAACTGCATCAATGCCTACTGCTTTATTGAGGCCGTGACGAACTATTTCTATAATATTAAATGGCGCTCCCCAACGGCGGTGATCGATGACTTCTGCATGCAAATCTTCTAGATGCTGTCGAATCGGATTAACTGTTACTGAATCGGCTTGGATTAACAAGCTAGTTGGGTCGGTTTTTAATGAATTCCGAATGTCACCCGCTGTGATGAGCGGATTGCCGAAGTTTAAAATCTCCAAAAATCGCTCATCATGATAGTGGGTATACACATCATCTTTCACTTCTGCGATGATATTTTCGACTGAGAAATTCTGCATGGCATCTACTACTTCATTGACGATTGGCAATGCAATCGTTTCGTGAATTGTTTGCCATGAACGGTCGGTA
This window of the Sporosarcina ureae genome carries:
- a CDS encoding YisL family protein, producing MGFLTDTTHMHIFTWVVGIVLFLVAASMATGTKGKKITHMILRLFYVLIIISGAALFFKHMSIDSMLYGIKFVLGILTIGFMEMVLVRGNKGKNTGLMWILFIVALLATLFIGFKLPMGFNFFA
- a CDS encoding DUF418 domain-containing protein — encoded protein: MKLTPTPLTERVEALDYLRGIALLGILIANMLHFHSPYAYMDPYSWFTVPHEQSMFHFIDVFIEASFYPLFAMLFGYGVNMQYEKSLKNNTQFAPFMARRMGILLIFGVLHAVLIWSGDILFTYALMGFIMIAVIRIPKKWLLALSFVIYFVPTLLLYSILALTRSATSSNMLDGFEDVQQIERAIAAYANGAFGDIFAFRLNEFFTFEIIGSITAVFIILPLIMFGAALSKFKIIERMYALKGKLLFAMLVFIPIGVVLKNIPSWDDPKFENILLVQSIFGGPILTLGYGALFLLLFQIPFLKNITQPFANVGRMAFTTYIMQSVFATMIFYSYGVGLYGKVDIVTGTWLAIGIFAIQLIVAQVWLTKFRMGPLEAVWRKWSYGKNFVVKEEKK
- a CDS encoding Cof-type HAD-IIB family hydrolase, whose product is MKPHLIVVDLDGTLLTDEKVISAKTEQTLRTAVSQGHHVMIATGRPYRASEVYYQQLGLTTPIVNFNGAFVHHPTDRSWQTIHETIALPIVNEVVDAMQNFSVENIIAEVKDDVYTHYHDERFLEILNFGNPLITAGDIRNSLKTDPTSLLIQADSVTVNPIRQHLEDLHAEVIDHRRWGAPFNIIEIVRHGLNKAVGIDAVSKWMNVPQDRIIAFGDEDNDLEMIDYAGTGVAMGNAIDRLKSIADEITDTNNEDGISRILEERLSLQKNIVV
- a CDS encoding alpha-amylase family glycosyl hydrolase gives rise to the protein MKRIIGLLATCMLALSIAPSAFADTDRSFSDESIYDLLVDRFNNGIESNDFDADAKNPAIFNGGDFAGISNRLQHLIDMHFTMISVGPVFKTASYDGNEVLDYDEIEPHFGTAEEFTALIEEMHANDLKIMADFPLVGEVSNPAVQQELLESAVQFVSDYELDGLRLTLLDQADTGFLNDMIEAVKEANAGLYVITNEQSDASFDSMPAEERSAAIQESFVQVDPDTSSLNQFSNEDTGKLLQFDDLTGPRFTYKMVELRQFPPTRWKVATVAQFMLPGVPLVPYATEIAVNGKEAPESHPFFNFKTDMELHDWIGDLNTLRNDSETLRTGDFKLLHNEDGFVVFERSSDEETWIIALNNTSEVQKFELDPAVFGDKKKFRGVLGQDLIKMTKDNKYPLVLERELAEIYIVEEDKGFNTPYLIASILVVILFGLFLYMVIRKGKQSRTEEAVGEKK
- a CDS encoding DegV family protein, with product MKIFADSACDLPLNFFTENEVELFPLSVLLDGKEYEDIVEINSKEVFDAIRQGQQPKTSQASPDQMMTAWKDLAASDEDGIYIAFSSQLSGTYQTAVMTSDQVKEDNPSMNLAVIDTHCASLGYGLLVKEAVRLRNEGIGMREIEQEIRTMATHMEHLFTVEDLDYLAKGGRVSKASAFFGGLLNIKPLLHVEDGKLVPIEKHRGRKKVLRRMIEMMEERGSNLQEQTIAISHGDDLSTAKEFQEMIQEVIQPKAIEIHQIGSVIGSHAGPGTIALFFLNNTKSE
- a CDS encoding fumarylacetoacetate hydrolase family protein, translated to MKLLSFRYEGQTLFGPKVKREEAVWDLIAMAEALEQTDFPKTMIEGVSHGMDFVEEVRKLVEKTEAEGNVEQFKHAFTDIEWLSPIPRTPKNVLCVGKNYLDHAEELGSKAPEKLMLFTKSPTAIAGDEQTLSIHSEVTDSLDYEGELAVVISKTGKNIPKQLAYDYVFGYTIGNDITARNIQTEHKQFFLGKSLDDSCPMGPYVVTKDEIPNPQNLSVVTKVNDDVRQNGNTSNMIFKIDDLIAEISKYVTLEPGDVILTGTPAGVGKGMTPPTYLKKGDTVKVSIEGIGTLVNRFE